In a single window of the Megalobrama amblycephala isolate DHTTF-2021 linkage group LG3, ASM1881202v1, whole genome shotgun sequence genome:
- the LOC125264189 gene encoding uncharacterized protein LOC125264189, whose translation MPRKGKRSESQKQRRKLEASCGTSSGTNSVSGMNDPNPYVLSVAASHCQSDPRYSLNSRGRQCTCNSLMFLAVHNEHNELHTFGLDRILQKGDALYTTVRKTLLRKKRFVSNFLNFDELPNTIKTDSDWYSILKHPQRFGFLKDLPAVGEYENLESTLQCLRADVTDALLLCKDSCIAVFRDCSGRFGYFDSHCRTTDGLFTDESTGTAVMLTFFHLEDMVERLLLMFQWCFQARDDQQFDLLPVSFIKRTTASSVCSEVSLNCCELERDVQPSVSFENKALSNKEQCRSSDVSQQYVQVLDPVQQPSETTMIGATSTNEQAHLIYQDKMEVHQYSQSTTATIRPEVSLNCCELERHVPQSVSFENNALSNKEQCRSSDVSQQYVQVLDPVQQPPETTFNRATSTNEQAHLTYKDKMEVLTTVTQNQDSESVPFSELSHGMLSQDQLTLSAPKHQYSQSTIKQREKLNKTRKRKAYCKKWQKEMVRRQGVFDKKQAICNIYDYKTSSEYRQKHNQAMKNDYWKNIFYREKHKQAMKNKYKNFNEYREKKE comes from the coding sequence ATGCCAAGAAAAGGAAAGAGGAGTGAATCTCAGAAACAGCGCAGAAAGCTAGAAGCTTCATGTGGCACCAGTAGCGGTACCAACTCTGTATCAGGTATGAATGATCCAAACCCGTATGTTCTGTCTGTTGCAGCATCCCACTGTCAAAGCGATCCTAGGTACAGCCTTAACTCCAGAGGCCGCCAGTGTACTTGCAATTCCTTAATGTTTCTAGCTGTACATAATGAACATAACGAGCTACACACTTTCGGTTTAGATCGCATTTTGCAGAAAGGTGATGCACTTTACACTACTGTCAGAAAAACCCTGCTGCGCAAAAAAAGATTTGTgagtaattttttaaattttgacgAACTACCAAACACAATTAAGACAGACTCAGACTGGTACAGCATCCTGAAACATCCTCAGAGGTTTGGATTTCTAAAAGATTTACCTGCTGTAGGCGAGTATGAAAATCTTGAGAGTACTCTGCAATGTCTCAGAGCTGATGTAACTGATGCGCTATTATTGTGCAAGGACTCGTGTATCGCTGTATTCAGAGATTGTTCAGGGAGGTTTGGTTACTTTGATTCTCACTGCAGAACAACAGATGGCTTGTTTACTGATGAAAGCACAGGAACGGCCGTGATGCTAACCTTTTTCCATTTAGAAGACATGGTAGAGAGGCTGCTACTGATGTTTCAATGGTGTTTCCAAGCAAGAGATGACCAACAGTTTGATCTGCTGCCAGTATCATTCATAAAAAGAACAACTGCAAGCAGTGTATGTTCTGAAGTCTCCCTGAACTGCTGTGAGCTTGAACGTGATGTGCAACCATCCGTTTCTTTTGAGAACAAAGCTCTGTCAAACAAAGAACAATGCAGGTCTTCTGATGTCTCACAACAGTATGTTCAAGTACTAGATCCAGTTCAACAACCATCCGAGACTACCATGATTGGAGCTACATCAACTAATGAACAAGCACACTTGATTTATCAAGATAAAATGGAAGTTCACCAATATTCACAATCGACAACAGCAACTATACGTCCTGAAGTCTCCCTGAACTGCTGTGAGCTTGAACGTCATGTGCCACAGTCCGTCTCTTTTGAGAACAATGCTCTGTCAAACAAAGAACAATGCAGGTCTTCTGATGTCTCACAACAGTATGTTCAAGTACTAGATCCAGTTCAACAACCACCTGAGACTACCTTTAACAGAGCCACGTCAACTAATGAACAAGCCCACTTGACTTATAAAGATAAAATGGAAGTTCTAACTACTGTCACTCAGAATCAAGACTCAGAATCAGTACCATTCAGTGAACTTTCTCATGGCATGCTATCACAGGATCAATTGACATTGTCAGCTCCAAAGCACCAATATTCACAATCGACAATCAAGCAGAGAGAAAAACTGAACAAGACTCGAAAGCGAAAGGCTTACTGTAAAAAATGGCAGAAAGAAATGGTTCGGAGACAAGGTGTATTTGACAAAAAACAGGCTATATGTAACATCTATGATTATAAAACTAGTAGTGAATACAGGCAAAAACATAACCAAGCCATGAAGAACGACTattggaaaaatatattttacagggaaaaacacaaacaagcaatgaaaaacaaatataaaaatttcaATGAATACCGAGAGAAAAAAGAGTAA